The sequence atatcatataaatatatataagtatactatgattttttttatttttttatttttttttttatactaccatttaatatttatatattaaaaagtataagtgttgtttatatattatatatgtttatcatataaatgtataataaaactAAAAGGAACGAATAAAAAGATTTTATTCCTTTTATTTGTTACATACAttacataaatatagaTTTTAATACAAAATGAAGGTCTTGAACatatttgttttaaatgaaaaacttagtagtataaataatatatggAAAAATAGGTGTTTTCTTAAAGAACAATATGTTTACTtaaagttatatataaataaaaagacATTTAATCTTTCTGTTTTATTGAGAATTATTctattaattattttgatgTTGAAGTTTTCTTTATTATGCAAAAAGAAGTAaactatatattatgaattaTGACTTGATCTATATctatatatcaatatatatatatatatatatatttgtattataaaattttgaaatgtgattttttcttttcttgTTACAGAAATGTTgttaattattttattgcGGAAGAACAACAATATTATCCTTTCAATGAAATATGTTCAAGGTATAGAAGAATAGTGGCGGAAGAAAAGCACGAAAATGAATTAGATGAAGATCCTATTATTGTGTTagatgatgatataaatataatacagGAGGAATATGAAAATGTTAATTCGTATGATTATCTAAATTTACAGCAATATAATGATACATATGTGAACCATAatgatgaaataaatataccacaatatgatgatataaatacaCAAGAAGATGATGATATAATTGTATTACAAGAGGATGATATAGACTTATTATCAAATGAGGATATGAATTTCTTAGAACAACAACATACTAATTTGCTAAATGGGgaaattaataattcaaatgTTCAAAATAACTACAATTTCGTATATgataatgattataatgAATTACATAAATTAGCTGTAGAAT is a genomic window of Plasmodium gaboni strain SY75 chromosome Unknown, whole genome shotgun sequence containing:
- a CDS encoding exported protein (hyp11), with protein sequence MKVLNIFVLNEKLSSINNIWKNRCFLKEQYVYLKLYINKKTFNLSVLLRIILLIILMLKFSLLCKKKNVVNYFIAEEQQYYPFNEICSRYRRIVAEEKHENELDEDPIIVLDDDINIIQEEYENVNSYDYLNLQQYNDTYVNHNDEINIPQYDDINTQEDDDIIVLQEDDIDLLSNEDMNFLEQQHTNLLNGEINNSNVQNNYNFVYDNDYNELHKLAVEYADTLNDLIPGMAYDYKNITEDMNKEWSFNMWNIKWCKYLEKMMEEVNYYLNGNFSVNDKKEYLELLLFWCKRDYDYFIDIVKKEWDKKDEPEHYLER